In Tiliqua scincoides isolate rTilSci1 chromosome 1, rTilSci1.hap2, whole genome shotgun sequence, the following are encoded in one genomic region:
- the RNF141 gene encoding RING finger protein 141, with the protein MKLPFFLDIEIKNFIMGQQLSSHTVINKLPEKVVKYVSLVRESGFLTYEEFLGRVAELNDITAKLASGQDRHLLFEVQPGSDSSALWKVAVRIVCTKINKTSGIVEASRIMNLYQFIQLYKDITSQAAGVLSQSVASEGAAEELSSVASCQASIWMGRVKQLTDEEECCICMDGRADLILPCAHSFCQKCIDKWSGRHRNCPICRLQVTAANDSWVVSDAPTEEDIATYILNMVDEAGQPHRP; encoded by the exons ATGAAGCTGCCTTTCTTCCTGGACATTGAGATCAAGAATTTTATCATGGGCCAACAGCTTTCAAGCCACACAGTTATTAATAAGCTCCCGGAAAAGGTAGTCAAATATGTATCTCTAGTTCGAGAAAGCGGCTTCCTGACGTATGAAGAGTTTTTGGGGAGAGTAGCTGAACTTAATGACAT AACAGCTAAATTAGCTTCTGGTCAGGACAGGCATCTGTTGTTCGAAGTGCAGCCAGGTTCTGATTCGTCTGCTCTGTGGAAGGTGGCTGTTCGGATTGTGTGTACTAAG ATAAACAAGACAAGTGGCATTGTTGAAGCATCAAGAATCATGAACTTATACCAGTTCATTCAGCTTTACAAAGATATCACAAGTCAAGCTGCAGGTGTTCTTTCACAGAGTGTTGCTTCAGAGGGAGCTGCAGAAGAACTGTCATCTGTTGCATCTTGTCAGGCTAGCATTTGGATGGGAAG GGTGAAACAGCTGACTGATGAAGAAGAATGTTGCATCTGCATGGATGGACGGGCTGATCTCATCTTGCCCTGTGCTCACAGCTTTTGCCAGAAATGCATTGATAAGTG GAGTGGTCGTCACAGGAATTGCCCTATCTGTCGTCTGCAGGTGACTGCAGCAAATGATTCTTGGGTGGTATCGGATGCACCTACAGAAGAAGATATTGCTACCTACATACTAAACATGGTAGATGAAGCTGGCCAGCCCCACAGGCCATAA